The genomic region GAACCTGTTTGAAGTTCCGGTGTTGTTCTTCACCGGCGTACTGGCTGCCTACGTGACCGCATTGGCGGACGATCGACTGCTGGTACTGGCCTGGCTATACGTAGGCCTGCGCTGGCTGCACAGCGTGATCCACATCAGCTACCACCGGGTGACGCACCGCTATGGAGTGCATGTGCTTTCCACCCTGGTGCTGTGGGGCTTCTGGACGGTGTTGGCCGCGCGGATTCTCTACCGGCTGTAGTGGGTCAGGGCGTCGCGAAAAAGTGGCGAAAAGACAGGATCTTCTGTCAAAAAAGTTTCATCTTGGCCGGGTACCTTTTTGTCACAAGGAACCGAGACAAAAGGTACAGAACTGCTATGGCCAGATATTCCCTGCATTCCATCCTCACGAACAAGGACATTACCGTCGAGGATCTTCAGGACCAGATCGCGTTTCTGGAGGGTCGCCTGCGCACCATGGCCGACGGTGACAGCGCCTACGAAAAACTCCTCATCCGCTACTATGGCGATATGCTGCTGGATCGCAAGGCGCTGCTTCGTGGCTTGAGTGCATAGCCAGCACGGCCAGGAATCCAATCAGAATCCGAAGACTGCCGCGGGCAGGACGGGCTCCAACCCGGACCCCTATGCCGTGGCGCTGTGCTGCTCCATTGAGTGGGGGGCGAGATCCGCTCGTCGGTCACGGCATACCCGGGCAGGAAGCTATCCGAGGATGATCATTTCCTCGTCTTCATCCTCGACCGGGACTTCATCTTCGGCGGAAACGGGTTCCGTGCCATATTGTTTGGCGGCAAAGGTCTCGAGGATTTTCACCGGGATGTGATCGGCGGCGTCCTTGCCATAGTAGATTCCCTTCACCTTCAAATCGGGAGAGATCAGAAAATCAGCGGGCATCTGTGCGATCTTGCCGCGCATGCGCGGCATGAAACCGAGCATCATGGCCCGCATCATGGTCGGCATGCGCATCACCATGCTCGCCATCAGTCCGGCAAACGACGAGCGAACGTTATACAGCTGGTAGACAGTTGTATCGGGATCGGCGATCAGCGGGAACGGCCGTTGTTTCTTGCCGATGTACTTGACGATACGGTCCTGAGGCGAGCTGAAGAAGGCGAGCATCACAAGTCCTTTCTTCTTCAGATCGGGATAGCGGCGGGTGAGTTCGTACACCCGCAGATTGCAGAACGGGCAGGTTGCATCGCGAAAGAATGACAACAGGATGTTTTTTCCACGCAGTGATTCCAGCGTATATATATTTCCGTAGATGTCCTCGACTTTGAAATCCGGCGCGCGTTGCCCCAACCTAATCTTCATTCTCCGCCCCCGTTTGTGAATTGCACGACTGCCCTCTGCACTACATAAAGTATAGGAGTGGACAACGGAATTGGCTGGTGTTTTGGCAAAATTACCGGTCAAAAATCCGGACGGATCCTAGTCCAGCACCGCCACGCTTTTGATCTGGGCGAAGGTATGAGCTCCGGGTGACAGTCCGAGTCGCGCCACGGAACGGCGGGTAATGCGGGCCAGCAAGATGTCCTTGCCGGTACGCAGTCGCACCATTGTCTGGGCCGGACCTTCATCGGCGAGGGACTCGACTTCAACGGGGATGATGTTCAGGATGCTGCTGAGCCGGGGTGGTTCTGCCGTCAGGCTGACGTCGCGCGCGAGCACACGCAGGCGAATCCGGCGTCCCACAGGAAGGTCGGGGCGGGGCACCCAAATGTCTGTGCCGGCAAGCTCCAGACTCGACAACTGAAATTCCTCATCGTGTCCGGATACGGTGGCCTCGATGATGGACTCGGCGGTATCACCGTGGGCAAGGGAGAGATCCGTACGCGTCAGCAGTTCGCGCACGGGGCCGGAGGCAACAATACGGCCCGTTTTCATGAGCAGCATGTGATCCGCCAGGCGCGCGACCTCATCCGTGGAATGGCTCACGTAGATCAGTGGCAATGCGAGGCGTTCGTGCAGGGAGTCGAGGTAGGGGAGGATTTCGTTCCGGCTCGCCTGATCCAGTGCCGCCAGGGGTTCGTCCAGCAACAACAGGCGTGGGCTGGCGAGGAGGGCGCGACCAATGGCCACGCGCTGGCGTTCCCCACCCGATAGCCTGCCGATACCGCGCGGGAGCAGGGGTTCAAGGGCAAGCAACCCGGTGACTTCGTCAAATTCGATGCGCCGGTCGGCGGACGGAACGCGGCGGTAGCCGTACTCCAGGTTTGCGCGTACGGAGAGATGAGGAAACAGGTTTGAATCCTGGAACACATAGGCGAGTGCGCGCCGATGCGGCGGTACGAAATGCTTTTGGTCCTGCCAGGTCGTGCCGCCCACACGCAGCATGCCGTTGCGGCAGGGCTCCAGGCCGGCGATGGACCGCAGCAGGGTCGTCTTTCCGCTGGCAGATGGTCCGAACAGGGCGGTGACGCCGGAGGCGGGGGCCGTAAACTCGGCGTCGAGGACGAATTCGCCGCGGGTGAGTCTGAAGCGGGCCTCGATACTCATGGCTTCCATGTCCTGGCGCGCCGGTTGAGCGTGTAGACCACAATCAGCAGCAACAAAGAGGTCACAAGCAACAGAGCGGCAAGGGAATGGGCACGGCCATAGTCCAGGGCCTCGACGTGATCGTAGATGGCGATGGACACCACCCGTGTGCGGCCCGGAATATTGCCGCCCACCATGAGTACGACGCCGAACTCTCCCAGGGTATGGGCAAAGCTCAGGGCGGCGGCGGTGAAATAGGCGGGACGCGCGAGCGGAAGGGCGACGGTAAAGAAACGGTCCAGCGGTCCGGCGCGTAGCGTGGCGGCCGCCTCCAGTGGCTGGCTGCCCAGAGCGGAAAAGGCATCGCGCAGTGGCTGCACGGCGAACGGCAGGGAGTAGACCAGCGAGCCGATCAGCAAACCTGTGAAGCTGAAGGCGAGCGAAGGCAGGCCCAGGCCCGCCAGCGGGCCATGTGGCCCGAGGAAGAGCAGCAGGTAGAAACCCAATACTGTTGGTGGCAGTACGAGTGGAAGCGCCACCATTGCATCGGCGACGGGACGCGCGCGGTGCGCGGTGCGCGCCAGCCACCAGGCAACTGGCGTAGCCAGTGGTAACAACAGCAGTGTGGTCAACAGGGACAACTCCAGCGTGATGCGCAGGGCAGTGAGGTCGTCGCTCGTGAAAATCACGGCAAACCTCCGGGTGTGTCGTAGCCGCGATCACGAATGATTTTTTTGGCGTCCTCGCTTCCCAGATACGACAAGAAGGCACGCGCCGGCACGGTGGCCTGGATCAGTATCGCCTGCTGCTCGATCGGGGGGTACAGCGATTGCGGAATCAACCAGTAGGACCCGGATGTCTTGTGACCGTGACGATACAGCTGGGAGAGGGCGATGAAGCCCAATTCGGCATTCCCGCCGGCGACGAACTGGTAGGTCTGGGCAATGTTCTCGCCGTAGACGAGCCGCGATTGAAGCACCGACCACAGGTTCAGTTTCTGCAGCACCGCGCGCGCGGCGGCGCCATAAGGCGCAAGCCGTGGATTGGCGAGGGCCAGGTGCGAGAATGCCTCGCCATGTAGCACGCCCCCCTGGTCATCGACGAACCCGGGTCGCGGACTCCACAACGCCAACCGGCCTCGCGCATAGGTGAAACGCGATCCGCGAATGCCATCTCTCGATTCCTCCAGCAGGCGTGGGCGGCGGACATCGGCGGCGAGAAACAGATCGAAGGGCGCGCCGTTTCGAATCTGCGCGTAGAGTTTGCCGGTGGAACCGGGAATCATATGGACCCGATAGTGATATGCCAGCTCAAAGTGATTCGACAGGACACGTAGTGTGGACACAAAGTTCGATGCCACAGCGATGCGGACGGCATCTCTCTCCCCGCGGGCGCTTCCCGGGAGCCCGACCAAGAACAACACTGCGGCCATGGCGCAATTGCGGAAGATGCAACTCATGTTTGGCGCACAGTTCATTCCGCTATGGTAAATGCTGGGATGGCGTAGTGACAGCTATGCCGCGTTGAAACCGCGTTGGGGTATGAGTACGCTTGAGACACGGGGTGGCGACAGATATCAGTATGGGAAAAAAGGTCTTGATCACGGGGGCGCGCGGTGGTTTCGGCCTAGAGGCAGCGCTGATGCTGGCGCGACGCGGCCACGAAGTAATTGCCACCGTCCATCACGAAAAGAACATTGCGACCGTGGAGGCCGCCGCCTCCGCGGCCGGTGTCTCCCTGGCCGTGGAGAAGCGTGATATTCTGGTCCCGCACGACCGGGAAGCCATGCTGGCACACG from Acidiferrobacteraceae bacterium harbors:
- the modA gene encoding molybdate ABC transporter substrate-binding protein encodes the protein MAAVLFLVGLPGSARGERDAVRIAVASNFVSTLRVLSNHFELAYHYRVHMIPGSTGKLYAQIRNGAPFDLFLAADVRRPRLLEESRDGIRGSRFTYARGRLALWSPRPGFVDDQGGVLHGEAFSHLALANPRLAPYGAAARAVLQKLNLWSVLQSRLVYGENIAQTYQFVAGGNAELGFIALSQLYRHGHKTSGSYWLIPQSLYPPIEQQAILIQATVPARAFLSYLGSEDAKKIIRDRGYDTPGGLP
- a CDS encoding MAPEG family protein, whose amino-acid sequence is MKQEWIFVPMLAQVLLTALVWAWMNITRVSAMLARGIEPQQLASREQHSVIAGVAGPSDNLQNLFEVPVLFFTGVLAAYVTALADDRLLVLAWLYVGLRWLHSVIHISYHRVTHRYGVHVLSTLVLWGFWTVLAARILYRL
- a CDS encoding peroxiredoxin-like family protein, coding for MKIRLGQRAPDFKVEDIYGNIYTLESLRGKNILLSFFRDATCPFCNLRVYELTRRYPDLKKKGLVMLAFFSSPQDRIVKYIGKKQRPFPLIADPDTTVYQLYNVRSSFAGLMASMVMRMPTMMRAMMLGFMPRMRGKIAQMPADFLISPDLKVKGIYYGKDAADHIPVKILETFAAKQYGTEPVSAEDEVPVEDEDEEMIILG
- the modC gene encoding molybdenum ABC transporter ATP-binding protein; the protein is MSIEARFRLTRGEFVLDAEFTAPASGVTALFGPSASGKTTLLRSIAGLEPCRNGMLRVGGTTWQDQKHFVPPHRRALAYVFQDSNLFPHLSVRANLEYGYRRVPSADRRIEFDEVTGLLALEPLLPRGIGRLSGGERQRVAIGRALLASPRLLLLDEPLAALDQASRNEILPYLDSLHERLALPLIYVSHSTDEVARLADHMLLMKTGRIVASGPVRELLTRTDLSLAHGDTAESIIEATVSGHDEEFQLSSLELAGTDIWVPRPDLPVGRRIRLRVLARDVSLTAEPPRLSSILNIIPVEVESLADEGPAQTMVRLRTGKDILLARITRRSVARLGLSPGAHTFAQIKSVAVLD
- the modB gene encoding molybdate ABC transporter permease subunit, yielding MIFTSDDLTALRITLELSLLTTLLLLPLATPVAWWLARTAHRARPVADAMVALPLVLPPTVLGFYLLLFLGPHGPLAGLGLPSLAFSFTGLLIGSLVYSLPFAVQPLRDAFSALGSQPLEAAATLRAGPLDRFFTVALPLARPAYFTAAALSFAHTLGEFGVVLMVGGNIPGRTRVVSIAIYDHVEALDYGRAHSLAALLLVTSLLLLIVVYTLNRRARTWKP